In one window of Poriferisphaera corsica DNA:
- a CDS encoding GspE/PulE family protein: protein MSSDLNELKGRRIGRILNKMGKVTRDQVQEALALQKEQKGSLPLGQLLIDLGYVAQDDVNLALAAQSGMEIIDLDDFDITEDVAHVIPAETAEAYQIIPTSYEKDTNTISIAIKSADNFRAIDDLQLLMGFNVNAAVAPAEQIDKRLKAFYGEDEESLASLITDLAADEDLEMLEDRGQSIDLDELLQAADDNKVKRLLNLVLMQAIKDKASDIHFEPFEDEFKMRYRIDGVLYEMIPPPRHLAMPIVSRIKVMAKLNIAERRVPQDGRIELMVNGEPVDLRVAVLPTMFGESVVMRVLDRGNVSLDLDKVGMRSDDLDSFRQLIRKPNGIVIVTGPTGSGKTTTLYSALQELNEITEKVLTVEDPVEYDIDGLCQVQVNSEVGLTFASALRSFLRQDPDIILVGETRDLETAQIAVQASLTGHLVFTTLHTNDAPSSIARLLDLGLEPFLLTATIEGIAAQRLIRKVCPRCKEEYTPSEEELMRLQLTHEDLGGRKLFRGLGCDYCNSSGYKGRMGLFEIMVLDDGLRELIIQNASTQVLAAACRKRGMRTLRQAGLLALYDGLTSVDEVVRETVLEM, encoded by the coding sequence ATGAGCAGCGATCTGAACGAGCTGAAGGGACGCCGCATTGGGCGCATCTTAAATAAGATGGGCAAAGTGACGCGCGATCAGGTTCAGGAAGCATTGGCGCTTCAGAAGGAACAGAAGGGGTCATTACCTCTTGGTCAGCTTCTGATTGATTTGGGCTATGTGGCGCAGGATGATGTAAATCTGGCGTTGGCGGCCCAATCGGGTATGGAGATCATCGATCTGGATGATTTCGACATCACAGAGGATGTTGCGCATGTGATCCCGGCAGAGACGGCGGAAGCGTACCAGATCATCCCCACTTCTTACGAAAAAGACACGAACACCATCAGTATTGCAATCAAATCGGCGGATAATTTCCGTGCGATTGACGATTTGCAGTTGTTGATGGGTTTTAATGTTAATGCGGCGGTTGCTCCGGCGGAGCAGATCGATAAACGGCTGAAAGCGTTTTACGGCGAAGACGAGGAATCGTTGGCATCGCTGATTACAGATCTGGCGGCAGATGAAGATCTGGAGATGCTTGAGGATCGCGGTCAGTCGATCGACCTGGATGAGTTGTTGCAGGCGGCGGATGACAACAAGGTGAAACGATTGTTGAACCTTGTTTTGATGCAAGCGATTAAGGATAAGGCGTCAGACATTCACTTTGAGCCGTTCGAAGATGAATTCAAGATGCGTTATCGAATTGATGGTGTGTTGTATGAGATGATTCCACCACCACGTCATCTTGCGATGCCGATTGTTTCACGTATCAAGGTTATGGCGAAGCTGAATATTGCTGAGAGGCGAGTTCCGCAGGACGGCCGTATTGAATTGATGGTGAACGGTGAACCGGTCGACTTACGTGTAGCTGTGTTGCCGACGATGTTTGGTGAGTCGGTTGTTATGCGTGTGCTTGACCGCGGCAACGTTTCGCTGGACTTGGATAAGGTTGGAATGCGATCGGATGACTTGGATTCGTTCCGTCAGCTGATCCGCAAGCCGAATGGTATTGTGATCGTGACCGGGCCGACAGGTTCTGGTAAGACGACGACGCTTTACTCGGCGTTGCAAGAACTCAATGAAATTACTGAAAAAGTTTTGACGGTTGAAGACCCGGTCGAGTATGACATCGATGGGTTGTGCCAAGTGCAGGTGAATAGTGAAGTCGGCTTGACGTTTGCGTCGGCATTGCGTTCATTCTTGCGTCAAGACCCTGACATCATTCTTGTTGGTGAAACGCGTGACCTTGAAACGGCTCAGATTGCGGTGCAAGCATCATTGACGGGCCACTTGGTGTTTACGACGTTGCACACGAATGATGCACCTTCGTCGATTGCACGTTTGCTTGACCTTGGTTTGGAGCCGTTCTTGCTGACGGCAACGATCGAGGGGATTGCGGCACAGCGATTGATTAGAAAGGTGTGCCCGAGGTGTAAAGAAGAATACACGCCGAGCGAAGAAGAATTGATGCGTTTACAGTTGACGCATGAAGATCTTGGCGGCCGCAAGTTGTTCCGTGGTTTGGGTTGTGATTACTGCAACTCGTCAGGGTACAAAGGCCGGATGGGTCTGTTTGAAATTATGGTTTTGGATGATGGGCTTCGTGAGCTGATTATTCAGAATGCATCGACACAGGTTTTAGCGGCAGCATGTCGTAAGCGTGGAATGAGAACGCTGCGTCAGGCAGGTTTGCTGGCTTTGTACGACGGTCTGACGAGTGTAGACGAAGTCGTACGTGAAACCGTGTTAGAAATGTAG
- a CDS encoding type II secretion system F family protein, which yields MPTYQYEALNDAGKPHKGTISAANSEEAIARIRSQGYFPTSVREQKVKKKGGGGAAASGKAVTASAPKKKGQTFAIGGVSGKLLTLFTRQLSTLQDAGLPILRSCAILEQQAKPGPLKNALIDVHEDISSGSSLSDAMAKHPKAFDTLYCKMISAGEVGGVLDLILQRLAEFLEKAARLKRQIIGAMIYPAAVISVAALIVLGIMVFIVPKFEDIFEDFDTDMPALTVFLIDFSKWIGGRHPVYSNFAGEGLLYLLISPIVIFFAFKLFRKSSIGKYISDWVALRLPVMGQLVKKTTIARFTRTLGTLINAGVPILDAINITRDTTGNQIYANALDAIHDSVRQGESFAEPLRVSKVCDTLVINMIDVGEETGDLDKMLLKIADNYDEEVDVAVASLVSLLEPIMVVLLGGIVGFIVLALFLPMIKLMQAVM from the coding sequence ATGCCAACGTACCAGTACGAAGCGTTAAACGACGCGGGCAAGCCTCATAAGGGCACCATTTCCGCTGCGAACAGCGAGGAAGCGATCGCACGTATCCGTAGCCAGGGATATTTCCCGACTTCGGTACGTGAACAGAAAGTGAAGAAGAAAGGCGGCGGCGGTGCTGCGGCTTCAGGCAAAGCAGTTACAGCGAGTGCTCCAAAAAAGAAGGGGCAGACGTTTGCGATTGGTGGTGTGAGTGGCAAACTGCTGACACTGTTTACACGCCAATTGTCGACGCTACAGGACGCTGGTTTGCCGATTTTGCGTTCATGCGCGATTCTTGAACAACAGGCTAAACCGGGGCCATTGAAAAATGCGTTGATTGATGTTCACGAAGACATTTCTTCGGGTTCATCATTGTCGGACGCGATGGCAAAGCACCCCAAAGCGTTTGATACTTTGTACTGCAAGATGATCAGTGCGGGTGAGGTCGGCGGTGTGCTTGACCTGATCTTGCAACGTTTGGCTGAATTCCTTGAAAAGGCTGCTAGGCTGAAACGTCAGATCATTGGTGCGATGATTTATCCTGCAGCGGTTATCTCTGTTGCAGCACTGATCGTGCTTGGGATCATGGTGTTTATCGTGCCTAAGTTCGAAGATATTTTCGAAGACTTTGACACGGATATGCCTGCTTTGACGGTTTTCCTGATCGACTTCTCGAAGTGGATTGGTGGGCGTCATCCGGTGTACTCGAACTTTGCAGGTGAAGGATTGCTTTATCTGTTAATTTCGCCAATTGTCATCTTCTTCGCATTTAAGCTTTTCCGCAAAAGCTCGATTGGCAAGTATATCTCTGACTGGGTTGCATTGCGGTTGCCTGTTATGGGCCAACTTGTCAAGAAAACAACGATTGCTCGTTTTACACGTACATTAGGTACGTTGATCAATGCGGGTGTTCCAATTCTTGATGCGATCAACATTACACGCGATACAACTGGTAACCAGATTTACGCAAATGCGTTGGATGCTATTCATGACTCTGTTCGTCAGGGTGAATCGTTTGCTGAGCCACTACGTGTTTCGAAAGTGTGTGACACTCTCGTGATCAACATGATTGATGTCGGTGAAGAAACAGGTGACCTCGATAAGATGCTTCTTAAGATCGCAGACAACTACGATGAGGAAGTTGACGTAGCGGTTGCATCGCTGGTCTCACTACTTGAACCAATCATGGTTGTGTTGCTCGGTGGTATCGTTGGTTTCATCGTGCTGGCATTGTTCCTGCCGATGATCAAGTTGATGCAAGCGGTGATGTAA
- a CDS encoding prepilin-type N-terminal cleavage/methylation domain-containing protein, producing the protein MIRNINNIKRNAGFSLMELLVVVGIVGVIMGIAFTGYIGMLNQASSSQMKNTMGALNAVAAKYELKTKKPIDTFAGMGRRASWWDRTADASVKIRKNVVKLPEHPKNHEDFLRGNLTPEEKIENASQNTEYFDNNAKCELANLLSERFVWQVLRMPETKDMVNNAAKHFLVDIDVDEETGDGFLEIRDPWNQCVLYVFEPHQRNTEGINLYWLPNRSNPYFASAGPDGYWGIDPNSPAFESLSGDEKLLARKLSSDNIYSFELDKAAN; encoded by the coding sequence ATGATACGAAACATTAATAACATAAAGCGAAACGCTGGCTTCTCATTGATGGAGCTGCTGGTTGTGGTTGGGATTGTGGGTGTGATTATGGGTATCGCATTTACCGGGTATATTGGCATGCTGAATCAAGCTTCTTCGTCACAGATGAAGAACACGATGGGCGCGTTAAATGCGGTTGCTGCGAAGTATGAGCTTAAAACCAAAAAGCCTATTGATACATTTGCGGGAATGGGACGCAGAGCGTCTTGGTGGGATAGAACCGCCGATGCTTCAGTCAAAATCAGGAAGAATGTGGTGAAATTGCCTGAACATCCCAAAAATCATGAAGATTTTTTACGAGGCAATTTAACTCCTGAAGAAAAAATTGAAAACGCATCTCAAAATACAGAATATTTTGACAATAATGCAAAATGTGAACTTGCTAATTTATTAAGCGAGCGATTTGTTTGGCAAGTTTTACGTATGCCAGAAACTAAAGACATGGTCAATAATGCAGCAAAGCATTTTTTAGTAGATATTGATGTTGATGAAGAAACCGGTGATGGTTTTCTGGAAATCCGAGATCCTTGGAACCAATGTGTTCTCTATGTATTTGAACCTCATCAGCGAAATACAGAAGGCATCAATTTATATTGGCTTCCTAATCGATCTAATCCATATTTTGCGTCAGCTGGCCCTGATGGATACTGGGGCATTGACCCTAATTCTCCAGCTTTTGAATCTCTTAGCGGTGATGAAAAATTACTTGCCCGCAAGCTTTCATCGGACAACATTTATAGTTTCGAGCTAGATAAGGCGGCGAATTAA
- a CDS encoding type II secretion system protein: protein MPDQEYKHHLAAFTLTELIVVVGIISLIIGLTFPMMRMMTRSSSSQMGVNTVSIAIQATQSYSFKDDNVPFLKSDLYPNPGVQPSARAADSFSENGSFSGYAAMFTPTGRIVFMANDLGAATTETLSARTAAGEPFVLSLELRGPGIGTNTLERRTYSHVGPTSVDKYEMRRLNGFKSISGNTNNSLDPLELPKDTGVCGILMPISNQKPVLIPPPFVVWYDKGTLFITLPYSASGNGPTDYSYVYINEGTPINADSYKYYELDRARPAGYNPYLFDQNDELFDSTRLNPATERPYLPFEKVEAVIGVFTYSKTDFREATSEGSEQYDAGLRDWGQGNPLNSADNNLRWEWMKKNGRMIMFSKQSGNSLRSEAQ, encoded by the coding sequence ATGCCTGATCAAGAATATAAGCATCATCTTGCTGCGTTTACGTTAACTGAACTGATTGTTGTTGTTGGTATCATTTCATTGATTATTGGATTGACGTTTCCAATGATGCGGATGATGACTCGATCAAGCAGTTCGCAAATGGGTGTAAACACAGTCTCTATAGCGATACAAGCGACACAATCATATTCATTTAAAGATGATAACGTTCCTTTCTTAAAGTCTGACTTGTATCCCAATCCTGGTGTACAACCGTCTGCTCGTGCTGCTGATTCTTTTTCAGAAAATGGTAGCTTCTCCGGGTATGCTGCAATGTTTACGCCCACCGGACGCATTGTCTTTATGGCCAACGATCTTGGTGCTGCAACGACAGAGACTTTGTCAGCTAGAACGGCTGCAGGTGAGCCGTTTGTCCTAAGCTTAGAATTGCGTGGCCCAGGGATTGGTACCAATACTCTTGAGAGAAGAACCTACAGTCATGTTGGCCCTACTTCCGTTGATAAATACGAGATGAGAAGATTGAATGGGTTCAAATCAATTAGTGGCAATACAAACAATTCATTAGATCCATTAGAGCTCCCCAAAGACACTGGTGTCTGCGGAATACTCATGCCTATAAGTAATCAAAAGCCGGTGTTAATTCCACCACCGTTTGTAGTTTGGTATGACAAAGGAACACTCTTTATTACATTGCCATATTCTGCAAGTGGTAATGGGCCAACGGATTATTCCTACGTTTATATTAATGAGGGGACACCGATCAATGCAGATAGTTACAAATACTACGAACTCGATCGTGCGCGGCCAGCAGGTTACAACCCATACTTGTTTGATCAGAATGATGAGTTATTTGACTCCACAAGATTAAACCCAGCAACCGAAAGACCCTATTTACCTTTTGAGAAGGTAGAAGCTGTGATCGGTGTGTTCACATATTCTAAAACCGATTTCCGTGAAGCTACCTCGGAGGGTAGCGAGCAGTATGATGCGGGATTAAGGGATTGGGGGCAAGGAAATCCATTAAATTCTGCTGATAATAATTTGCGGTGGGAATGGATGAAGAAAAACGGACGCATGATTATGTTCAGTAAACAGTCAGGCAACTCACTTCGGAGTGAAGCCCAATGA
- a CDS encoding prepilin-type N-terminal cleavage/methylation domain-containing protein: MKNDQSKIWRRLMHDNRGFTLMEVLIALGIFSMGMMAVAMIFPAAISIQRDTVETTDGRRIAQSAQVIMQSYARSAGLPTTPPSEIKGFFTFNYDTKALTDPAKTENDPYQGTLGKWLITNDEGDAAEKASAKRNEDFNTNYIGSSVRPMTGVLQTASVMSHEDVEDQPFAPLQHPLGERMGVVEMTRDQWFSFSPTTPTDQVLFTPETMTYPSSTAEPWARDYIWYPFLSHVGENGWRVFIIVAKNTYSPDEEYFPVPLKLDVIIDQPNDDFYTVMNTGDNQLLDSSPISGNGTTANDNDGDGASDLIHIGDQILDSLGNTHTVIDVQGDRIYTDYMVTIKQQMLCFYFIARLDNTSGSKSAGERLIREVRSPLVGIYTYPLFPAKPIN; the protein is encoded by the coding sequence ATGAAAAACGATCAAAGCAAAATCTGGCGTCGTTTGATGCATGACAATCGCGGCTTTACGCTAATGGAAGTTTTGATAGCACTTGGCATCTTTTCAATGGGGATGATGGCTGTGGCTATGATTTTTCCTGCGGCAATCTCAATTCAGCGTGATACTGTCGAGACTACAGATGGACGACGTATTGCACAAAGCGCTCAGGTGATCATGCAGAGTTACGCACGATCCGCTGGCTTGCCTACAACCCCACCATCAGAGATCAAAGGCTTTTTTACATTTAATTATGATACCAAAGCGTTGACAGATCCTGCGAAAACAGAAAATGATCCGTATCAGGGAACGCTCGGTAAATGGCTTATCACCAATGATGAGGGTGATGCAGCAGAAAAAGCAAGTGCAAAGCGTAATGAAGATTTCAACACAAACTATATAGGCAGCAGTGTTCGACCGATGACTGGCGTGCTGCAAACAGCGTCGGTCATGTCGCATGAAGATGTCGAGGATCAACCATTCGCGCCGCTTCAGCATCCATTAGGTGAGCGTATGGGTGTTGTTGAGATGACCAGAGATCAGTGGTTTTCATTTTCACCAACAACGCCAACAGATCAGGTTCTATTTACACCAGAAACGATGACGTATCCTAGTAGCACAGCCGAACCTTGGGCTCGTGATTATATTTGGTACCCATTCCTATCTCATGTTGGGGAAAATGGCTGGCGAGTGTTTATCATCGTCGCGAAAAACACATACAGTCCTGATGAAGAATATTTCCCTGTACCCCTGAAACTTGATGTAATTATTGATCAGCCAAATGATGATTTTTATACCGTCATGAATACTGGCGACAATCAGCTACTCGATTCATCACCCATTTCCGGAAATGGCACAACAGCGAATGATAATGATGGTGATGGTGCCTCCGATCTGATTCACATTGGTGACCAAATTTTAGATAGCCTAGGCAATACGCATACTGTGATTGATGTTCAAGGTGATCGTATTTATACCGATTATATGGTCACGATCAAGCAGCAAATGCTTTGTTTTTACTTTATTGCGAGACTTGATAACACAAGTGGATCTAAGAGTGCTGGAGAGCGTTTGATACGTGAAGTCCGCTCTCCACTAGTTGGTATCTACACATACCCTCTGTTCCCAGCTAAGCCTATTAATTAA
- a CDS encoding pilus assembly FimT family protein yields the protein MKTNQKKQYGFTLTELLVVIGIVSIAMVAINQLFQEVTATVRRTTQTGEIIQKARSIADRVNADFTIKDIANDPASATTSDWDSRMVGPMGVDSVIETSGDPGEPGGFIVVIQHAVNAWETVEDQDNDDLSAPSLIKRIRSDQILYFVQSNQNDYTPYPALAPSMPNTYSGDQSNAEKATYARVWMGHTMKLPVEGLTGITAARYPLLNLGVPSVLPDGTTRENNPNEFASQWMLGRHVMLLTGLDLDNPSPTGGAPNEYPFKPHGFASFRQGGGPSWDQLDPDDNSSGIEVGANSLIKMVTNQSPEASATDVSYKVFMGLTDIAAVELEDITGKRDKSPSITFSYLSDKGSELPDNGDYKRRVLGLENQGESVIFNKVRMFTSVQPTDTDMGTYDVAATHTGFANNVSDFIVEFAGDLYSVRSPAGSNFFTYVEARADGAAPTDAAKNTLPPTNMEPDGRLDIDANGRIMWYAAPQFANHPLLKNLSATLPAFDPSSPIVYPTPPAQANLDDAESTASYRPLAEQTGSFVLGGTTDLGPYATAAFVWEDYYNTKVDTAFDDPDERATKWPWLIRIRYRLHDERGQFDGRTVTNTVTGKDERERGKWYEIIVPVNHQP from the coding sequence ATGAAAACGAATCAGAAAAAACAGTATGGTTTTACGTTGACTGAGTTGTTGGTTGTGATTGGTATCGTAAGTATTGCGATGGTAGCCATAAACCAGCTTTTCCAAGAGGTCACTGCCACAGTTCGCCGTACGACACAGACTGGCGAAATCATCCAGAAGGCGAGATCAATTGCAGACCGTGTGAATGCAGACTTTACAATTAAAGATATTGCGAACGATCCTGCCAGTGCGACGACATCTGATTGGGATAGTCGAATGGTTGGGCCAATGGGAGTTGATAGTGTTATCGAGACAAGTGGGGATCCGGGCGAACCGGGTGGTTTTATCGTAGTGATTCAGCATGCGGTCAATGCTTGGGAAACAGTTGAAGACCAAGACAACGACGATTTATCGGCACCAAGTCTGATTAAGCGAATTCGATCTGACCAAATTTTATACTTTGTTCAATCAAACCAAAATGACTATACACCCTACCCTGCATTAGCTCCCTCGATGCCAAATACATATAGCGGCGATCAATCGAATGCCGAAAAAGCGACATATGCAAGAGTTTGGATGGGGCATACGATGAAGCTTCCAGTAGAGGGGCTTACGGGTATTACTGCAGCACGATACCCTCTGCTTAATCTTGGCGTTCCTTCCGTATTACCAGATGGCACAACTCGTGAAAATAACCCAAATGAATTTGCATCACAATGGATGTTAGGACGGCATGTGATGCTTCTTACAGGACTGGATTTGGATAATCCGTCGCCAACTGGAGGTGCCCCCAACGAATATCCATTTAAGCCGCATGGCTTTGCATCATTCCGTCAAGGTGGTGGGCCATCATGGGATCAATTAGATCCTGATGATAATTCCTCAGGTATTGAGGTTGGCGCAAATTCACTCATCAAAATGGTTACGAATCAAAGCCCTGAGGCCAGTGCAACAGATGTCTCATACAAAGTTTTTATGGGGCTGACAGATATTGCAGCTGTTGAACTGGAAGATATTACAGGGAAGCGAGACAAGAGCCCCAGCATTACATTCTCGTATCTCTCGGATAAGGGAAGCGAACTACCAGATAATGGGGATTACAAGCGGCGCGTTCTTGGCCTTGAAAATCAGGGTGAATCCGTCATATTTAACAAAGTACGTATGTTCACCTCTGTACAACCTACAGATACAGATATGGGGACTTACGATGTCGCTGCAACGCATACTGGTTTTGCAAATAACGTCAGTGACTTCATTGTTGAATTTGCAGGGGATTTGTACAGCGTCAGATCGCCAGCCGGTTCGAACTTTTTTACCTATGTAGAAGCAAGAGCCGATGGCGCAGCTCCTACAGATGCAGCAAAGAACACCTTACCACCAACGAATATGGAACCAGATGGGCGATTAGACATTGATGCCAATGGCCGCATCATGTGGTATGCAGCTCCACAATTTGCGAACCATCCGCTTCTAAAGAATCTCTCAGCCACCTTGCCTGCATTTGATCCATCTAGTCCGATCGTATACCCAACGCCTCCGGCACAGGCGAATTTGGACGATGCAGAATCAACAGCAAGTTACCGACCTCTGGCTGAGCAAACAGGCTCGTTTGTATTGGGAGGTACTACAGATCTTGGCCCTTATGCAACAGCGGCGTTTGTCTGGGAAGATTATTACAACACGAAAGTTGATACTGCTTTTGATGACCCTGACGAGCGGGCGACGAAATGGCCTTGGCTTATCCGCATTCGGTACCGTTTGCATGATGAGCGTGGCCAATTTGATGGACGTACGGTTACAAATACAGTGACAGGTAAAGATGAACGTGAACGTGGCAAATGGTATGAAATCATCGTACCGGTCAATCACCAGCCGTAA
- a CDS encoding HIT family protein, whose product MANIHDDNCIFCKIIAGEIPCHKIFEDEHVLAFLDIGPIAKGHALIIPKYHASEITELPSDFSAACGRVLPKISTAIQTVTECPAFNVLQNNGALSGQAVMHVHFHIIPRYTTETGLKYNWTPGQLSSDFALELRDKIIAKLS is encoded by the coding sequence ATGGCAAATATTCATGACGACAACTGCATCTTCTGCAAAATCATTGCGGGTGAAATCCCTTGCCATAAGATTTTTGAGGATGAGCATGTGTTAGCCTTTCTTGATATTGGCCCGATCGCGAAAGGTCATGCCTTAATCATTCCCAAATACCATGCGTCTGAAATCACAGAACTACCTTCTGATTTCAGCGCCGCTTGTGGTCGTGTACTGCCCAAAATTTCTACAGCTATTCAGACTGTAACAGAATGCCCCGCTTTTAATGTTCTTCAAAACAACGGCGCACTTTCAGGCCAAGCAGTCATGCATGTACACTTCCATATCATCCCTCGATACACCACCGAAACCGGGTTGAAATACAACTGGACACCCGGCCAATTATCTAGTGATTTTGCATTAGAATTGCGAGATAAAATCATCGCCAAACTTTCTTAA
- a CDS encoding GNAT family N-acetyltransferase — MDRSEVSAKDVCIERATLEDVRQMYRMADGERWNPFVGIENAVYEIDPRGFWVSRVGDHIIASISVLIYEKFYAFIGLYIVLPEYRGGIIGTNLAKIAIDDARQRGARIFGCDGVPENVKKYEQNGYVFDCTIARYQLITEKQRKDFACESVRVDEVDELNRFLKPYLPEPRVRFVKQWLGCSHVKHCVVREHGEIVGFGSIGPSTEGYRIGPIYSTSSEHTSILINGLLASIEQGQKVIIDVPEVNLDGIALVKRLGMEKIWCFGRMYKGGKPNIHLRDTYATWLVEAG, encoded by the coding sequence GTGGATCGTAGCGAGGTTTCAGCCAAAGATGTGTGTATTGAGCGAGCAACATTGGAAGATGTTCGTCAAATGTATCGGATGGCGGATGGAGAAAGATGGAACCCTTTTGTTGGTATTGAGAATGCTGTTTATGAGATTGATCCAAGAGGATTTTGGGTTAGCAGGGTAGGCGATCACATTATTGCAAGCATATCCGTATTAATTTATGAGAAGTTTTATGCGTTTATTGGTTTGTATATTGTTTTGCCGGAGTATCGAGGAGGGATCATTGGAACAAATCTTGCAAAAATTGCAATTGATGACGCTAGGCAACGAGGGGCTAGAATTTTTGGATGTGATGGTGTCCCGGAGAATGTGAAAAAATATGAGCAGAATGGTTATGTGTTCGATTGTACAATTGCACGGTATCAATTGATAACTGAAAAACAACGAAAAGATTTTGCTTGTGAATCAGTTCGTGTAGATGAGGTTGACGAATTGAATCGGTTTTTGAAACCATATTTACCTGAGCCACGAGTAAGATTCGTCAAACAATGGCTTGGCTGTTCACACGTAAAACATTGTGTGGTGCGTGAACATGGCGAGATTGTAGGTTTTGGTTCTATAGGTCCATCAACAGAGGGATATCGTATAGGACCCATTTACTCAACGAGTTCCGAGCATACATCTATTTTGATCAATGGGCTGTTAGCCAGTATTGAGCAAGGCCAGAAAGTTATTATTGATGTGCCTGAGGTCAATCTGGATGGGATTGCCTTAGTCAAGCGGCTAGGGATGGAGAAAATTTGGTGTTTTGGTCGTATGTATAAAGGTGGCAAGCCAAACATTCATTTGCGTGATACTTATGCGACATGGCTAGTTGAGGCTGGTTAA
- a CDS encoding GNAT family N-acetyltransferase: MRTKRLDKNFHIDHMTFEEFQQVILWAKHEGWNPGINDARVLYDAAPEGYLIGKIGEELVSSVTAIIYQKRYAFMGMYIVHPKYRGMGYGYAIWQEAMRRLEVSSVEVIAMEATLPQVERFQSSGFDVAYMHDRFIYDVNGGERQTAKVWDVTEESIDDVCAYDDMFDVEARKGFTRNWLGIPGVEAVYWSDKIHGEIKGYGVIREAAEGYRVGPLYAHDITIASEIFEALGSKARNGAQLMIDVPENNQAGSRLMRSRCGDIKGQLARMYKGGTPPERMNEMFGLFSVKIG; this comes from the coding sequence ATGCGTACAAAACGGTTGGATAAAAATTTTCATATTGATCATATGACTTTTGAAGAATTTCAACAGGTTATCCTGTGGGCAAAGCATGAGGGTTGGAATCCAGGCATCAATGATGCAAGGGTTTTATACGACGCTGCACCTGAAGGGTATCTGATCGGTAAGATCGGGGAAGAATTAGTCAGTAGTGTGACCGCAATCATTTACCAGAAACGCTATGCGTTTATGGGAATGTATATCGTGCACCCAAAATATCGTGGTATGGGATATGGCTATGCGATATGGCAAGAGGCTATGCGACGATTAGAAGTCAGTTCAGTCGAAGTTATTGCTATGGAAGCAACATTACCTCAAGTTGAACGATTTCAATCTTCTGGATTCGATGTTGCTTATATGCATGATCGATTTATCTATGATGTCAATGGTGGCGAAAGGCAAACAGCTAAAGTATGGGATGTCACAGAAGAATCGATTGATGATGTTTGTGCATATGATGACATGTTTGATGTAGAGGCAAGAAAGGGTTTTACGCGTAATTGGCTTGGAATTCCAGGTGTTGAAGCTGTTTACTGGTCAGACAAGATCCACGGAGAAATCAAAGGTTATGGCGTTATCCGTGAAGCGGCTGAAGGTTATCGTGTTGGCCCACTTTACGCTCATGATATCACGATTGCTTCAGAAATATTTGAGGCTTTGGGTAGTAAAGCAAGAAACGGTGCACAGTTAATGATCGATGTGCCAGAAAATAATCAAGCTGGCTCGCGGTTAATGCGCAGTCGTTGTGGTGATATCAAAGGGCAATTAGCTAGGATGTACAAGGGAGGGACACCACCCGAAAGAATGAATGAAATGTTCGGACTTTTCTCGGTAAAAATAGGCTAG